In Prunus dulcis chromosome 1, ALMONDv2, whole genome shotgun sequence, the following are encoded in one genomic region:
- the LOC117628374 gene encoding uncharacterized protein LOC117628374 isoform X3: MEDIFMAEQTINNRTPNGVLSLAAIVSIEQFSRMNGLTGQKMQRIFKALVSESTYNDARNLVEYCCFRFLSRDNSDIHPSLKEPAFQRLIFITMLAWENPYQEDLANGSEKASFQSKLVREEAFVRVAPAISGVADRSTAHNLFKALAGDEQGISLSLWLTYVDELIKVHEGRKSYQTRQSPDLSEERILCIGSSRKRPVLKWENNMAWPGKVTLTDKAIYFEAVGISGQKDSIRLDLTKHGLRVEKAKVGPFGSDLFDSAVSISYGPKSEAWVLEFVDLGGEMRRDVWHAFISEIIALHKFIRDYGPEEVDESLSHVYGAHKGKERAMTSAINSIARLQALQFMRKLLDDPTKLVQFTYLQYAPYGDIVSQTLAVNYWGGPLISKFLEVDNPPAQGARASNEMIESSNHVFDIDGSVYLQKWKRSPCWASSASASFWKSTSTRQGLVLSKNLVVADAALVERATRTCKQKWQAAETTQATIDAATLKGIPSNIDLFKELLFPLTITATNFEKLRRWEEPHLTVSFLAFVYTVIFRNLLSYAFPIALMILAAVMLTLKGLKEQGRLGRSFGKVTIRDQPPSNTIEKIIAVKDGMRDVESHLQNLNVTLLKIHTIILSGQPQITTEVALVLLSSATILLIFPFKYVLAFLIFDLFTRELEFRREMVTRFMNFLKERWDTVPAAPVVVLPFGSGAPIPEPVRKENKDASKSERSQSSSSSV; encoded by the exons CTGAGTCTACATATAATGATGCCCGCAATTTGGTTGAGTATTGCTGCTTTAGGTTTTTGTCAAGAGATAATTCTGATATTCATCCTTCCCTCAAG GAACCTGCGTTCCAAAGACTGATATTTATAACAATGCTTGCTTGGGAGAATCCATATCAAGAAGATCTTGCTAATGGTTCAGAGAAAGCTTCCTTTCAG AGCAAGCTTGTGAGAGAAGAGGCTTTTGTTCGTGTGGCTCCTGCTATTTCTGGTGTGGCTGATAGGTCAACAGCACATAACCTATTTAAGGCTCTTGCTGGTGATGAACAGGGCATCTCTTTGAGCTTGTGGTTGACTTATGTTGATGAACTTATCAA GGTTCATGAAGGTAGAAAATCGTATCAGACTCGACAAAGTCCCGACCTTTCTGAGGAGAGAATCTTATGCATTGGATCTAGCAGGAAGCGGCCTGTCCTAAAATGGGAGAACAATATGGCATGGCCGGGAAAAGTTACTTTAACTGATAaagcaatttattttgag GCAGTTGGCATATCTGGGCAAAAGGATTCTATAAGATTGGATCTTACTAAACATGGGTTACGGGTTGAGAAAGCAAAAGTTGGACCTTTTGGTTCTGATCTATTCGACTCTGCGGTCTCTATATCATATGGTCCCAA ATCAGAAGCATGGGTGCTTGAGTTTGTTGACTTGGGTGGAGAAATGAGGCGAGATGTGTGGCATGCTTTTATTAGTGAAATTATTGCTTTACACAAGTTTATCCGTGACTATGGACCAGAGGAAGTTGATGAATCATTATCTCATGTTTATGGTGCTCACAAAGGGAAGGAAAGAGCTATGACCAGTGCCATTAATAGTATAGCTAGACTACAGGCTCTTCAATTTATGAGGAAGTTACTAGATGATCCCACCAAACTCGTTCAGTTTACATATTTACAGTATGCACCCTATGGTGATATTGTTTCTCAGACTCTAGCAGTGAACTATTGGGGTGGGCCACTTATATCAAAGTTTTTAGAGGTGGACAACCCACCAGCTCAAGGAGCAAGGGCATCTAATGAAATGATTGAGAGCAGTAATCATGTGTTTGATATAGATGGCAGTGTTTACTTGCAGAAGTGGAAGAGATCTCCATGTTGGGCTTCAAGTGCTTCTGCTAGCTTTTGGAAGAGTACTTCAACAAGACAGGGGCTAGTATTAAGTAAAAATCTTGTCGTTGCTGATGCGGCTCTTGTAGAAAGGGCAACAAGAACATGCAAACAAAAATGGCAGGCAGCTGAAACCACTCAAGCCACAATTGATGCTGCAACCCTTAAGGGAATACCCAGTAACATAGATCTATTCAAG GAACTTTTGTTTCCTCTGACAATAACTGcaacaaattttgaaaaacttaGGCGCTGGGAGGAGCCGCACTTGACTGTTTCTTTTCTTGCATTTGTGTATACAGTCATTTTCAG GAATTTACTCTCATATGCATTCCCAATAGCATTGATGATTTTGGCAGCTGTAATGCTGACACTGAAGGGGCTAAAGGAGCAAGGCCGCCTTGGACGATCATTTGGAAAAGTTACCATCCGTGATCAGCCTCCTTCAAATACCATTGAAAAAATTATAGCCGTAAAAGATGGCATGCGTGATGTGGAAAGTCATTTACAGAATCTGAATGTCACTCTTTTGAAAATACATACAATTATCCTTTCTGGCCAGCCTCAG ATAACCACTGAGGTTGCACTGGTGTTGTTATCTTCTGCAACGATTCTCCTCATATTCCCATTCAAATATGTTCTTGCGTTTCTTATCTTCGATCTGTTCACACGGGAGCTTGAGTTCAGGAGGGAAATGGTTACAAGGTTTATGAATTTCTTGAAGGAGCGCTGGGACACAGTGCCTGCTGCCCCTGTAGTTGTATTACCTTTTGGAAGTGGTGCGCCCATACCAGAACCTGttagaaaggaaaacaagGACGCATCAAAGTCAGAAAGAAGTCAAAGCAGCAGCAGTTCTGTATAG
- the LOC117628374 gene encoding uncharacterized protein LOC117628374 isoform X4, which produces MNGLTGQKMQRIFKALVSESTYNDARNLVEYCCFRFLSRDNSDIHPSLKEPAFQRLIFITMLAWENPYQEDLANGSEKASFQSKLVREEAFVRVAPAISGVADRSTAHNLFKALAGDEQGISLSLWLTYVDELIKVHEGRKSYQTRQSPDLSEERILCIGSSRKRPVLKWENNMAWPGKVTLTDKAIYFEAVGISGQKDSIRLDLTKHGLRVEKAKVGPFGSDLFDSAVSISYGPKSEAWVLEFVDLGGEMRRDVWHAFISEIIALHKFIRDYGPEEVDESLSHVYGAHKGKERAMTSAINSIARLQALQFMRKLLDDPTKLVQFTYLQYAPYGDIVSQTLAVNYWGGPLISKFLEVDNPPAQGARASNEMIESSNHVFDIDGSVYLQKWKRSPCWASSASASFWKSTSTRQGLVLSKNLVVADAALVERATRTCKQKWQAAETTQATIDAATLKGIPSNIDLFKELLFPLTITATNFEKLRRWEEPHLTVSFLAFVYTVIFRNLLSYAFPIALMILAAVMLTLKGLKEQGRLGRSFGKVTIRDQPPSNTIEKIIAVKDGMRDVESHLQNLNVTLLKIHTIILSGQPQITTEVALVLLSSATILLIFPFKYVLAFLIFDLFTRELEFRREMVTRFMNFLKERWDTVPAAPVVVLPFGSGAPIPEPVRKENKDASKSERSQSSSSSV; this is translated from the exons CTGAGTCTACATATAATGATGCCCGCAATTTGGTTGAGTATTGCTGCTTTAGGTTTTTGTCAAGAGATAATTCTGATATTCATCCTTCCCTCAAG GAACCTGCGTTCCAAAGACTGATATTTATAACAATGCTTGCTTGGGAGAATCCATATCAAGAAGATCTTGCTAATGGTTCAGAGAAAGCTTCCTTTCAG AGCAAGCTTGTGAGAGAAGAGGCTTTTGTTCGTGTGGCTCCTGCTATTTCTGGTGTGGCTGATAGGTCAACAGCACATAACCTATTTAAGGCTCTTGCTGGTGATGAACAGGGCATCTCTTTGAGCTTGTGGTTGACTTATGTTGATGAACTTATCAA GGTTCATGAAGGTAGAAAATCGTATCAGACTCGACAAAGTCCCGACCTTTCTGAGGAGAGAATCTTATGCATTGGATCTAGCAGGAAGCGGCCTGTCCTAAAATGGGAGAACAATATGGCATGGCCGGGAAAAGTTACTTTAACTGATAaagcaatttattttgag GCAGTTGGCATATCTGGGCAAAAGGATTCTATAAGATTGGATCTTACTAAACATGGGTTACGGGTTGAGAAAGCAAAAGTTGGACCTTTTGGTTCTGATCTATTCGACTCTGCGGTCTCTATATCATATGGTCCCAA ATCAGAAGCATGGGTGCTTGAGTTTGTTGACTTGGGTGGAGAAATGAGGCGAGATGTGTGGCATGCTTTTATTAGTGAAATTATTGCTTTACACAAGTTTATCCGTGACTATGGACCAGAGGAAGTTGATGAATCATTATCTCATGTTTATGGTGCTCACAAAGGGAAGGAAAGAGCTATGACCAGTGCCATTAATAGTATAGCTAGACTACAGGCTCTTCAATTTATGAGGAAGTTACTAGATGATCCCACCAAACTCGTTCAGTTTACATATTTACAGTATGCACCCTATGGTGATATTGTTTCTCAGACTCTAGCAGTGAACTATTGGGGTGGGCCACTTATATCAAAGTTTTTAGAGGTGGACAACCCACCAGCTCAAGGAGCAAGGGCATCTAATGAAATGATTGAGAGCAGTAATCATGTGTTTGATATAGATGGCAGTGTTTACTTGCAGAAGTGGAAGAGATCTCCATGTTGGGCTTCAAGTGCTTCTGCTAGCTTTTGGAAGAGTACTTCAACAAGACAGGGGCTAGTATTAAGTAAAAATCTTGTCGTTGCTGATGCGGCTCTTGTAGAAAGGGCAACAAGAACATGCAAACAAAAATGGCAGGCAGCTGAAACCACTCAAGCCACAATTGATGCTGCAACCCTTAAGGGAATACCCAGTAACATAGATCTATTCAAG GAACTTTTGTTTCCTCTGACAATAACTGcaacaaattttgaaaaacttaGGCGCTGGGAGGAGCCGCACTTGACTGTTTCTTTTCTTGCATTTGTGTATACAGTCATTTTCAG GAATTTACTCTCATATGCATTCCCAATAGCATTGATGATTTTGGCAGCTGTAATGCTGACACTGAAGGGGCTAAAGGAGCAAGGCCGCCTTGGACGATCATTTGGAAAAGTTACCATCCGTGATCAGCCTCCTTCAAATACCATTGAAAAAATTATAGCCGTAAAAGATGGCATGCGTGATGTGGAAAGTCATTTACAGAATCTGAATGTCACTCTTTTGAAAATACATACAATTATCCTTTCTGGCCAGCCTCAG ATAACCACTGAGGTTGCACTGGTGTTGTTATCTTCTGCAACGATTCTCCTCATATTCCCATTCAAATATGTTCTTGCGTTTCTTATCTTCGATCTGTTCACACGGGAGCTTGAGTTCAGGAGGGAAATGGTTACAAGGTTTATGAATTTCTTGAAGGAGCGCTGGGACACAGTGCCTGCTGCCCCTGTAGTTGTATTACCTTTTGGAAGTGGTGCGCCCATACCAGAACCTGttagaaaggaaaacaagGACGCATCAAAGTCAGAAAGAAGTCAAAGCAGCAGCAGTTCTGTATAG
- the LOC117628402 gene encoding pathogenesis-related thaumatin-like protein 3.5 produces MAYHPNALLGSLFVAILIACGAKLYASAKTFTIVNECKETIWPGITHSENFSGSGFTLKQGQSTVYTAPGDWNGRIWARTGCSFDKNGNGKCQTGSCGTTINCTGPGSPPASIAEFTLGQEIDYYDVSLVDGFNLPVIVKPTNNGKGNCSTAGCDRDLRQSCPSELAAKAEGKVIACRSACNVFNTDEYCCRGTFGNPQTCLPTNYSRSFKQACPAAYSFAYDDPTSIITCSGADFIVTFCASRNQTVCSYHDKQLVCNGSKELKALSQRWWPLMLAFPLILSFQSMF; encoded by the exons ATGGCTTACCATCCCAATGCCCTACTTGGATCCTTGTTCGTCGCCATTCTAATAGCATGCg GGGCTAAGTTATATGCAAGTGCAAAGACCTTCACCATAGTAAATGAGTGCAAGGAGACAATATGGCCTGGCATAACACACAGTGAAAACTTCAGTGGCAGTGGTTTTACATTGAAGCAAGGCCAGTCTACAGTTTATACAGCCCCAGGTGACTGGAATGGTCGAATATGGGCTCGAACCGGCTGCAGTTTTGACAAGAATGGCAATGGCAAATGCCAAACAGGTAGCTGCGGCACCACCATCAACTGTACAGGCCCCGGCAGCCCACCTGCCTCAATTGCCGAATTTACACTCGGCCAGGAGATTGATTACTATGATGTTAGCCTGGTGGATGGCTTTAATTTGCCTGTAATTGTTAAACCTACTAACAATGGTAAAGGCAATTGCAGCACTGCTGGTTGTGATAGGGACTTGAGGCAGAGCTGCCCGTCAGAGCTCGCAGCTAAGGCCGAAGGAAAAGTCATTGCTTGCCGGAGTGCATGCAACGTGTTCAACACCGATGAATACTGCTGTAGAGGGACATTTGGAAACCCTCAGACATGTCTACCTACTAATTATTCAAGGAGTTTTAAACAAGCTTGCCCTGCAGCATATAGTTTTGCATATGATGACCCTACCAGTATTATAACATGCTCTGGTGCAGACTTCATTGTCACCTTCTGCGCATCAAG GAACCAAACGGTGTGCTCTTATCATGATAAGCAGCTTGTTTGCAATGGATCAAAGGAATTAAAAGCACTCTCTCAAAGATGGTGGCCATTGATGCTCGCATTCCCCTTGATTCTCAGTTTCCAGTCTATGTTTTAG
- the LOC117614312 gene encoding elongation of fatty acids protein A-like, whose protein sequence is MDLNMNLNISTTFQYWLVKHPAILHFSWSPSETPASSPLFLSLTIIAYLTFTFLLSHLPLPIIKPRRLKPITAFHNLNLLLLSLIMAVGSLVSIFSYAPYPFWIICFPPKTPPTGPLFFWAYIFYLSKIYEFVDTFLIILSGSFQRLTFLHVYHHTMVLVMCYIWLHTSQSLFPAVIVANATVHVVMYTYYLLSALGVRPKWKRRVTEFQIFQFMSSFVGLVWMLIYHFNGSGCCGIWGWCFNIFFYVSLLALFMDFHAKSYGSSKKDL, encoded by the coding sequence ATGGACCTCAACATGAACCTCAACATCTCAACTACCTTTCAGTATTGGCTTGTGAAGCACCCAGCCATCCTGCACTTCTCATGGAGCCCTAGTGAAACCCCGGCCTCAAGCCCACTCTTCCTATCCCTAACTATCATCGCCTACCTCACCTTCACTTTCCTCCTCTCCCACCTCCCTCTCCCAATTATCAAACCCCGCCGTCTCAAACCCATCACCGCCTTCCACAACCtcaacctcctcctcctctccctCATCATGGCCGTTGGTTCCCTGGTCTCCATCTTCTCCTACGCACCTTACCCTTTCTGGATCATCTGCTTCCCACCGAAAACCCCACCAACGGGGCCTCTCTTCTTCTGGGCGTACATCTTCTACCTCTCCAAAATCTACGAGTTTGTGGACACCTTCTTGATCATCCTTAGTGGGTCCTTTCAACGGCTGACATTCCTCCATGTGTACCACCACACAATGGTGCTGGTCATGTGCTACATTTGGCTCCACACCTCACAGTCTCTGTTCCCGGCGGTGATCGTAGCAAACGCCACGGTGCACGTGGTGATGTACACCTACTACTTGCTCTCTGCGCTTGGGGTGAGGCCTAAGTGGAAGAGGAGGGTCACCGAGTTTCAAATATTTCAGTTCATGTCAAGCTTCGTGGGGTTGGTTTGGATGCTCATCTATCACTTTAACGGGTCGGGTTGCTGCGGGATCTGGGGATGGtgcttcaatatttttttctatgtTTCTCTTTTGGCTTTGTTCATGGACTTCCATGCTAAGAGTTATGGCAGCTCCAAGAAGGATTTGtga